Proteins encoded within one genomic window of Brassica rapa cultivar Chiifu-401-42 chromosome A09, CAAS_Brap_v3.01, whole genome shotgun sequence:
- the LOC103846467 gene encoding cell division cycle protein 123 homolog gives MKEEEVNRCQIQNWYPKFKSLTIKTKLHKLPESFVNYLLDDSVPFLLPSSVTNQNAMPNRIQNPDEGEDDESSSSDDETDPPPPPSPSFPELEIEIRDSIEALGGSIFPKLNWSAPKDAAWISPSQSLSCSCFSEIALLLRSSDSILHDLCNAYDSCSDDKASSRPESFFLALRKWYPSLKPEMEFRCFVKANELVGVCQREVTTFYPVLVSEKEALKGLIEEFFDVNVRSVFELEDYVFDVYVTKERRVKVVDFNTWCGSTLPLMFSWEELEGFRRVGGELELRIVESRRGVLPGLKTAVPYDYIDVSCGSGWDQVLKKAEEEFRDESDDEDV, from the coding sequence ATGAAGGAAGAGGAAGTAAACCGGTGCCAGATTCAGAACTGGTACCCGAAATTCAAATCCCTAACCATCAAAACCAAACTCCACAAGCTTCCAGAGTCCTTCGTCAACTACCTCCTCGACGACTCCGTCCCTTTCCTCCTCCCTTCCTCCGTAACAAACCAGAACGCGATGCCTAACAGAATCCAAAACCCCGACGAAGGAGAAGACGacgaatcatcatcatcagacgACGAAACAGAtcctccgccgccgccgtcgCCGTCGTTCCCGGAGCTCGAAATCGAGATCAGGGACTCAATCGAAGCCCTAGGCGGATCCATCTTCCCGAAGCTGAACTGGAGCGCGCCGAAGGACGCGGCGTGGATAAGCCCCTCGCAGAGTCTCAGCTGCTCTTGCTTCAGCGAGATCGCTCTCTTGCTCCGCTCCTCGGACTCGATCCTCCACGATCTCTGCAACGCGTACGATTCCTGCAGCGATGATAAAGCCTCCTCGAGACCGGAGAGCTTCTTCCTCGCGTTGAGGAAGTGGTACCCTTCTTTAAAGCCAGAGATGGAGTTTCGTTGCTTCGTCAAGGCCAACGAGCTCGTTGGGGTTTGCCAGCGTGAAGTGACGACGTTTTACCCTGTGCTTGTTAGCGAGAAGGAGGCTCTCAAGGGGTTGATTGAGGAGTTTTTTGATGTGAATGTGAGGAGTGTGTTTGAGTTGGAGGATTATGTGTTTGATGTTTATGTGACCAAGGAGAGGAGGGTTAAGGTTGTGGATTTTAACACGTGGTGCGGGTCGACTTTGCCGTTGATGTTTAGTTGGGAGGAGCTTGAGGGGTTTAGGAGGGTTGGTGGTGAGTTGGAGTTGAGGATTGTTGAGAGTAGGCGCGGTGTGCTTCCGGGTTTGAAGACGGCGGTTCCTTATGATTATATTGATGTGAGTTGTGGTAGTGGGTGGGATCAGGTTCTTAAGAAGGCGGAAGAGGAGTTTAGGGATGAGTCGGATGATGAAGATGTTTGa
- the LOC103846457 gene encoding glucan endo-1,3-beta-glucosidase 12, which yields MRNQFWIFLFSLVLLNFISQVRCKATRPVTMIRPESPIRPEGNTTFLDGTTWCVARPSASQAELQRALDWACGIGRVDCSVIEKHGDCYEPDTIWSHASFAFNAYYQTNGNNRIACYFGGTATLTKINPSYGTCSYDVSKSEVSSARSLAEYKPRWMWLMCIGLLLFLYRRS from the exons ATGAGAAATCAATTTTggatttttctattttctctggTTCTACTAAACTTCATATCCCAAGTACGATGTAAAGCTACAAGACCGGTAACTATGATCCGACCAGAGTCACCGATTCGGCCTGAAGGTAATACGACGTTCTTGGATGGAACAACATGGTGTGTGGCTCGACCAAGTGCGTCTCAGGCTGAGCTACAGAGAGCTCTTGATTGGGCATGTGGTATTGGGAGAGTTGATTGCTCAGTCATCGAGAAACATGGTGACTGTTACGAGCCGGATACGATATGGTCGCACGCATCCTTTGCGTTTAATGCGTATTATCAAACCAATGGGAACAATCGCATCGCTTGTTACTTCGGTGGAACAGCTACACTCACCAAGATAAACCCGA GCTACGGAACGTGCTCCTATGATGTATCCAA ATCGGAAGTCTCCTCCGCAAGATCTCTAGCAGAGTACAAGCCACGGTGGATGTGGCTGATGTGCATAGGacttttattgtttttatatcGGCGAAGCTAA